The region CCAGAGCATCGCTGTCGAGTTGGAGAGGACAGTTTGGAGCTTTGCTGCATCATGGTCCAGGGCCAGTCTTGGCACTCGTTATTGGACCGAGCCAGGGGTACACAAGCCCCACCGTTCCCGCCGTTCTGCCATATTCTGTCAGGGCGGTCAGAGAAAGTGATGCCGCATTTGGTCTCAGCAACACTTGGCATCAACATTGAATTTCCCTGCCAGCAGCTGCCATGGATATCATATTCATTGATAATGGGGGGTAATTTGGAGAAAGCACACCGTCAACGTCGGCATGGGCTAGTATGCACTTGAACAGCCCGTTATGGCCGTTGCCTGACCCCAGGTCGACGTAGGAAACCGAATTAGAGGCATGTCACGCTCACAACGGACAAGGGCACAAGAGCACGATAAGACAAACAGTGGTGGGCGTCCAGACAGCGGGTATCATATATCTGGCAACGTCTATGGGCTTCCCTGGACAGTTTCCTTAGCCCCGGCCGAATCAATCGGTCCCTACCAAGACGCCGCCATAGATGCGCAAGCATCGACAGGCGCAACTAGCATTCCATGTGGAATCACCTCCGAGAGACCTCCAATGTGGGTGTTTAGTGCAGAGCTTTGATTCGGTAGCAGTAAAGCTACCTAGCCGCATCGAAAAATCATTGACCTCGTAAACACCCCAAAACCCTAAAAGCAGATAACCCTGGGATGATGCAGTGTGCTGAGTGAAAGACCTTTTTTTAACCGCGCCGCTGGTGCCCTAGTACAACCGTCCCATTATCCTCGAAACGCCAATTTAAGCCTGCAAACCCTGTCAGCACTCAGCTCCTCATAGATTACTGACATATCCCACGGTTCCTTCATACCTTGACGGCGAACTTCCGCTGGGGGAAGTGAGTCTGGcgcttcttggtcttctcaAGAGTTCTGGAGGCGTCCTCGGGAGAAAGACGGCGGCGGATGGCACGAGTCTGCTTGGCGCGGAGGTCGAGGGGGAGGTacttcttgttcttgtagAAGAGGCGGAGCTGAGCGCGTTGCTTGGCATTAATGATGGTCAGAACGCGGGCAATCGACTTGCGGAGATCGTGGCTATTCATCCATCACACATGTCAGCCCATCTTGTCCTCATTCGTCCTTTCCAACTCTCTCGGTATTTCGTTTCGGGGGTTCGTGGTGGCTCGGAAGTCGTCGGTAACGTACATCTTGGTAAGCTTGGTGCCGGAAGAAACGATCTTCTGGATGCGAAGCTGGCCCAACTCCGTCTTGAGCTCACCGAGCTGCTTGGTGAGCTCGTCCTTGTTCTTAGACCATAATTGGCcagccttgaccttgccggAAGACTGTCGCACGGTGATGTTAGCCAAACCGGTCGCTCAGCTTTTTTTCGTGGTGACGATGCGACCTGTTCCCAATCGAACAAGTCAAGGAGGGCTCATCAATCGGAAAGATTGATAGGTCAGCATAACGACAGCAAGGGACCGTATCTCTCTTACCATCGTGTGGGATTTTGTCGTCGAGTCGAAAGGGCGATGGGCGACGGTTCCGTTGACTGCAGCGAGTCTTAGTATCCAGGGAGCAAAGGCTTTCGTAGGTACCAAACACTCAGTCCAGCAAAATCTTGAGTGGGTGTGGATGCCAAAATCGCCAAACAGGGCGGAAAACCCTACGCCGGCAGCTGGTCTGTGCGCACTGTTCTGCCTGAGGCGCAGACCCACCCGAAAATCCGAAAGCGGCTAGCTTGGGGTTTGGTGCTTTTCGAACTTGCGCACAATCAGGTTGCCAATCGCCCATTTCAAAAtctccagcagcagtcaAGTTGACGACCGACCACGAAAACCTACTAACCTCACCACACAGCCAAAGTCCAAAATGTCGGCTCCCACGACGAAGACCTTTGGCAAGTCCACTCGGTCGGTGCCTGCGCCGGCTGAGAAGGCCCAGAAATGGTACCCTGCTGAGGATGAGGCCAAGCCGCGTCAGGTACGTTGATATCTCGATGCATTCATGTTGCGAGCGATGGATCGGCCCGGAGACTGTTTTCGATTGCGATTGTGGCGGGTGGGAAGCCAATTCGACATGTTGGCGGGGGGAGGCACGGCAAATCTACCTTCATGGCCCGAACGAAATTTACGACACCGCGAAAATGGAGACAGACAAGATCGGGATATCGTCAAGTGGCGCATCTACGTCGAAATGGGTCATATATCGCACGGAAACGAGGCACAGCACTGGGAAAACACTGGGAACGGCTGTCTTGGGAGAAACAAATGTTTTGGATATGGCATCGTGATTCTAACATGGCTTCTATAATCAGGTCCGCAAGACCATCCGCCCCTGGACTCCCCGCCAGACTCTCGTCCCCGGTACCGTCCTGATCCTCCTCGCTGGTCGCTTCCGTGGCAAGCGCGTCGTCCTGCTCAAGACCCTCGACCAGGGTGTTCTGCTCGTTACCGGCCCCTTCAAGATCAACGGTGTTCCCCTTCGCCGCGTCAACTCCAGATATGTCATCGCCACATCATACAAGGTTGACCTTACCGGTCTCGATGAggccaagattgaggaggttgcCAAGCCCAAGTACTTCACCGCCGACAAGGCTCAGCAGAAGGCTGGCGAGGAGGCTTTCTTCAAGCAGGGAGAGAAGCCCCAGGTACGAATTTCCGAGATACCGGACGTGTGTGAGAGTGTTGGAGCTGACATACGTGAAACTacagaagaaggaggttaCCAGCAGTCGGGCGGCTGACCAGAAGGCCATCGACAAGGCCTTGAtcgccaacatcaagaagGTTGACCTTCTTGCCAGCTACCTCGCCTCCTCTTTCAGCCTTCGCAAGGGCGACAAGCCCCATGAGATGAAGTGGTAGAGGGAGCCAAGTGGGTTTTGATGGGAGGTCTTGACGGCGCGGGTTTCGGGATGGCTTAACCAATTGCATTTGGACGTTTGGCAGTTCTCGGTCCATACGGCGTCTGTAATGAAGGGTTTACAGTCATCAAGAACACAAAACCACTGGGCTTTGCAAAAAGGATCGGAGCCCTGAACAACAACTGGGTTTTAGAACACACGGGATGTCCACGGTGATCTGTACATGGAAACTAGTGATATTTGCACTGGGAATGGCAGATACCAGCCCAGCCAACCCGATGACGAACGACagacaaacaaaacaaataCCCCACGAGGCAGAAGACTAGCATTTGTGGCGTCACATGAAAGTTATCTGCGTGTTGTATGTTAGTTGTGCATTTGGCAGAGTGCTCTCAGACAATCCGTTCCTCTACCTATCACATTAATGTTTCTCTCCACGGTCTGCGTTTTTGTGAACAACCTCCTTATTCACTTGTTTCTCGGCAATATCAAGATTGGCAGTCGTTGTTTGCGGAGGACCTTTGACTGTATAAGTGCACCTTGATGACTCGATGTTGAATCTAGGAGGAtccgggttagggttgaggAGTGACATCAGCCGACCAGCACTTGAAATGCAACCGAAGCCACGCCCCATTAAGGTACCTACACTACGCATACCTCGACCTGGCCTTCCAAAGAGGTTCTAGCAGAGCTGTTGAACTTGCGCAAACCACTTTCGACCCCGTGACCAATATTTCAACAACCTGTCACCGGTTCTATCTGTCTGTGTCGACTGTATCGAGAAACCATGGCGACAACAGCAGGCCAGGGCTGGACCCAATTACGGCAACAAGCCAGGGCGCTGGAAACACAGGTAAGAGAGGCGGCATGCGACAGCAGCGGATGACGAGTGGTGATGGTTAATAACCTGCCTTTTCTGTTTGCAGACAGAAACATACCTCCACACATACTCCCAATTTTCGTCACAATCCAACATCCCACCAAAGCCgacagaagaagagaggagtaCCGAGGCGAAACTCCAGGAGCTGCTTGAGAAGGTGTGTATACCCTCGCCATTTTACCCCTGAGTGatgagaccaccaccactgacCTTTCTCGTCAAGCGCGACAACGTCATCTTCCAACTCACCCGCCTCCTCGACTCAGAACCAACActatcatcctcctccctaaaacaaaacaacctctcccttctcCGCGACAAGTTCGCCGACCACCGCCGTGACCTCTCCCGCCTCCGGTCAACCCTCCAACGAGCCCGCGATCGCGCAAACCTGCTGGGTTCAGTCCGGGAAGATATTTCTGCCTATCGTGCCGCGAACCCTGCCGCGGCGGAAGCAGACTACATGCTTGACGAGCGAGGGAGGATAGACAACTCGATTGGTGTGGCGGATGGTGTGCTCAGCCAGGCGTACGCAGTGCAGGACAGCTTTTTGGCGCAGAGGGAGACGCTGGCGAGTATTAATCGGCGGATCACGCATGCGGCGAGCCAGGTGCCGGGGATTAATACGTTGATTGGGAGGATTTcgaccaagaagaagagggatgGGATTATCATGGGGGGGTTTATcgctttttgctttttggtgttttggttcATGATGTGAATTTGTTtaaagggggggttgggaagaggaagatgggaggTGGTTTCAAAATACCATGGAAGTGAGGGGTGGAGACTGTATAATTTGTCCGGATAGTTTGGGCGACAAGATGGAAAGAGGGCATGGCGCGGGATATATGGGCATTTCACTTCGACAAAGGGAGCATGGGTGTTTTATCTTGGGTAGCTGTTAAAGCGGACGGCGAACTTATCGTATGTGCATTATCAGTGCGGTACAGCAAGGGTGTATTTAATAATCCTCATGCCACAAATGGAAGAGAGATGTCTATTTTTCGTTGGGGAGCCGTGAGCATAACTTTCTGTCGTTGATGTACATTATATCGTCTATCATGTTCACTTTCAATATCCCACCATGTCCAACTCTATACACTCCCTCTCAATCCCCGGGTATCTTACACGCCTATTTCTTGTCTCCAGTAGTAGGCTTGCCA is a window of Podospora pseudopauciseta strain CBS 411.78 chromosome 1, whole genome shotgun sequence DNA encoding:
- the rpl35 gene encoding 60S ribosomal protein L35, L29 (BUSCO:EOG09265FTY; EggNog:ENOG503P3ZG; COG:J), which codes for MSSGKVKAGQLWSKNKDELTKQLGELKTELGQLRIQKIVSSGTKLTKIHDLRKSIARVLTIINAKQRAQLRLFYKNKKYLPLDLRAKQTRAIRRRLSPEDASRTLEKTKKRQTHFPQRKFAVKA
- the RPL6 gene encoding 60S ribosomal protein L6 (COG:J; EggNog:ENOG503NYQG) yields the protein MSAPTTKTFGKSTRSVPAPAEKAQKWYPAEDEAKPRQVRKTIRPWTPRQTLVPGTVLILLAGRFRGKRVVLLKTLDQGVLLVTGPFKINGVPLRRVNSRYVIATSYKVDLTGLDEAKIEEVAKPKYFTADKAQQKAGEEAFFKQGEKPQKKEVTSSRAADQKAIDKALIANIKKVDLLASYLASSFSLRKGDKPHEMKW
- the GOS1 gene encoding protein transport protein gos1 (EggNog:ENOG503NV2S; COG:U; BUSCO:EOG09265AL8), whose protein sequence is MATTAGQGWTQLRQQARALETQTETYLHTYSQFSSQSNIPPKPTEEERSTEAKLQELLEKRDNVIFQLTRLLDSEPTLSSSSLKQNNLSLLRDKFADHRRDLSRLRSTLQRARDRANLLGSVREDISAYRAANPAAAEADYMLDERGRIDNSIGVADGVLSQAYAVQDSFLAQRETLASINRRITHAASQVPGINTLIGRISTKKKRDGIIMGGFIAFCFLVFWFMM